A genome region from Longimicrobium sp. includes the following:
- a CDS encoding ISKra4 family transposase, whose amino-acid sequence MDVMEIARPGDLSDIASLGLSLAEAKQVLAAIQREIVGAQARDHAARRPSCRSCGGACHVKDYRQRRLATLFGEVTVRLPRFRCVACDGIESGVDWPSYGRSTPELDQLQAHLSALMTHRTAADVLEQMFPVDAGKDHETLRRHTLTLGEQLRHRPAIAPAKPAAAISVSVDATFIRSCEKGERHLEVTVGNAETDAGGRQVFAAVAGSETDVVALIGRTLDRVGRTRATVLTGFTDGCAGLRLTLTAAGVTKPPILDGFHIAMRLQHLEQTAAALSTDTPARQEAKAVIVAEADRLRWRLWNGKAKDAQASIERIRAVIHHFRGEPDSRRSIAPSRKLWTALLALDGYLVSQADWTVNYAERHRAGLRVGTAITEGTANFLVNRRMNKSQQMRWTRRGADLLLQVRCAVYNGTFGSAFGQRFSPANDTHPTLAAAA is encoded by the coding sequence ATGGACGTGATGGAAATCGCGCGGCCCGGTGACCTGAGCGACATCGCCAGTCTGGGCCTGAGCTTGGCCGAAGCCAAGCAGGTGCTGGCCGCCATTCAGCGCGAGATCGTTGGCGCCCAAGCCAGGGACCATGCCGCCCGACGGCCAAGCTGCCGCTCCTGCGGTGGCGCCTGCCACGTGAAGGATTACCGGCAAAGGCGGCTCGCAACGCTGTTCGGCGAGGTCACCGTTCGGCTGCCGCGGTTCCGCTGCGTCGCCTGCGACGGGATCGAGAGCGGTGTCGACTGGCCGTCGTACGGCAGATCGACGCCCGAGCTCGATCAACTGCAGGCTCATCTCTCGGCGCTGATGACCCATCGGACGGCAGCGGACGTGCTGGAGCAGATGTTCCCGGTCGACGCTGGCAAAGATCATGAGACCCTTCGTCGCCATACCCTGACGCTCGGTGAACAACTGCGGCATCGCCCAGCAATCGCGCCTGCAAAGCCAGCGGCGGCGATCTCCGTCAGCGTGGACGCGACCTTCATTCGTAGCTGTGAAAAGGGGGAACGGCATTTGGAGGTCACGGTTGGCAACGCCGAGACCGACGCTGGCGGCCGGCAGGTGTTCGCAGCCGTGGCCGGATCGGAGACAGACGTCGTGGCGCTGATCGGCCGAACGCTCGACCGCGTTGGCCGAACCAGGGCCACGGTGTTGACCGGCTTCACCGATGGATGCGCTGGCCTGCGGCTGACCCTGACCGCCGCCGGCGTCACCAAGCCGCCGATCCTCGATGGGTTCCACATCGCCATGCGGCTGCAGCACCTGGAGCAAACCGCCGCCGCCTTGTCGACCGACACGCCAGCGCGGCAGGAGGCAAAAGCGGTGATCGTCGCAGAAGCCGACCGGCTGCGTTGGCGTCTGTGGAACGGCAAGGCCAAGGATGCCCAAGCCAGCATCGAGCGCATCCGCGCCGTCATCCACCACTTCCGGGGCGAGCCCGACAGCCGCCGGTCGATTGCGCCCTCGCGGAAGCTGTGGACGGCGTTGTTGGCGCTGGACGGCTATCTGGTCAGCCAGGCCGACTGGACCGTCAACTACGCCGAGCGTCACCGTGCCGGCCTGCGGGTCGGGACCGCCATCACCGAGGGGACGGCCAACTTCCTGGTGAACCGTCGAATGAACAAGTCGCAGCAGATGCGCTGGACCCGACGGGGTGCCGATCTCCT